The segment TTGGTGACAGGTCGTAGAGTACTCTGGCAACAGATGGTATCTCGCCGGAGATCCTTGTCTCGATCTTTTTAAGAGTTTCCCATGGAAGCTCAAGTGCTTCTGCGGTCATGCCATCTCTTGAGCCTACTGCACGAACTGCGACTATCCAGCCGTGTACCCTGACATCACCTTTGACACCGGTTCCCTTGCCGATAACTGCGGCGAAGGTCTGCCATGGCTTGAACTGCTCAAGCAGTTCTTCCTCAACGATAGCATTTGCCTCACGAACCACATCCACTTTCTCCTCGGTAACCTCTCCGATTATCCTTACAGAAAGTCCCGGTCCGGGGAATGGCATTCTCTCGCAGATCTCTTCAGGCAATCCAAGTTCCCATGCAACCTCGCGTACTTCATCCTTATACAGGTCATCTATAGGTTCGATTATCTCCTTGAAATCGATACGATCGGGCAGTCCTCCTACGTTGTGGTGGGATTTGATACCGCCTTCTGATTCGATCTTGTCCGGATAGATGGTTCCCTGAATAAGATATTCTGCTTCGAGCTCACGTGCTTCTTCTTCAAAAATACGGATGAATGTCTCACCGACGATCTTCCTTTTTTCCTCAGGGTCCTTTACTCCAACCAGTGCTTCGAGGAAACGGTCCTTGGCATGTATCACCTGAAGGTTCATGTCTGAAAATATCTTCTCGATGACTTCGGTCTCACCTTTTCTCATAAGTCCTGTGTCAATGTAGATCGGGAAGAACATGTCCCCAAGGGCACGGTTTGCAAGAACCGCACAGACCGAGCTGTCGACTCCGCCGGAAAGGCCTACGATAGTTTTTCCTTTGGCTTTTTCTTTTATCCTGTCTATGGCTTTAGGTATGAATTTTTCGACTTTTACCATGAAAATGAACTCCGGTTATGATGTGATGATAATCAATTAGTTAATATTGGTGGATTTCTTAAATAATGCTGTGCTTAATATGTTTGTTGGTTTTAATAGTATCGATGTTAGATTAGAATCTATTCAATATTTTGTTTTTGTAGAAATCCCCTATATTTAAGAGACAAATCTGATTGTGATTCTTTTAAACTTGTCCATCGATATTGACATAAAATTACTTTTTTTGGTAGGGAAATTGATTTTAATAGTTTTCTACAAACCAAAACGTATATTGCTAAATCATGTCTCGGAGCTACAATGATTCAAGATATATTGATTCCTTTCCTGCTGGTCGGGCTTGCTGAACTCGGCGATAAGACACAGCTTGCAGTGCTGCTTCTTTCTACAAAAACAAAAAAATATACATCACTGCTTTTGGGCATTATGCTGGCATTCTTCTTTACTACCGGGATTGCCATACTTTTTGGAAATTATATTGCCCAGAAAATTCCTGTGGATTATGTACGCATAGGCGCCGGATCATTGTTCATTTTGTTTGGTCTGCTTACCCTCTACAAAAGGGGCCAAACTGAAGAAGGGGATTCCAATGAACTTAAAGGTCCTTTCCTGTCAGGATTCTGGTTAATCCTCATTGCAGAGATGGGGGATAAAACACAGCTTGCTGCAGCCCTTTTTGCCACCCAGTACAACCCTTATCTGGTATTTGTCGGGGTGATGCTGGCTTTGTTCACAATGTCTGTTATGGCTGTGTATCTTGGGAAGATCATAATGGAAAGAGTGGATAAAAATATCATATCCACGATTGCAGGAATCCTGTTCATTGTGATAGGCGGTTCATTCTTCCTTTAAATTTGGGCTTTGCCTGAATCAGTTATGTAGAAAGTAGGTTTTCGACAGAGCTAATATTTTAGCCTTATGTAAACTCCTGGATCGGCATTTTATAATTTTTACTGTTGTGGTATGTGCATCACTTTCACCCCGCATGGTCTGCTCTTAAATATCTGTAGCCTCTTTAGTAGAATAAACATTAGATGATCATCGGTATTCACATGCACAGGACACTCCAGAAATATTTCGGTTATAGCGAATTCCGCCCCCTGCAGGAGGATATCATCAGTGATGTCCTTAACAAAAAGGACACATTCGTACTGATGCCCACCGGGGGCGGGAAGTCTATTTGTTATCAGATCCCGGCGCTGATGATGGATGGTCTTGCGATCGTAGTTTCTCCTTTGATATCCCTCATGAAGGATCAGGTAGATGGTCTGGTCAGCAACGGTATATCTGCAGCTTATCTTAACAGCACATTGAGCCATCGCGAGGTTCAGGAGACCACACGTGCTATTCTGGATGGCAACCTGAAGATCCTTTATGTTGCACCTGAAAGACTTTGCATGAAGAGTACACTGGACCTTCTCAGCTATGTCAATGTCAGTTTGTTCGCTATTGATGAGGCACATTGCATTTCTCAATGGGGTCACGACTTCAGACCCGAATACCACCGTCTGGGATTCCTGAAAGAGAAATTCCCTGATGTTCCTGTCATCGGGTTGACAGCTACTGCCACTCCAAAGGTCAAAGATGATACTATCAAGCTTCTGAAATTAAAGTCTCCTTCTGTTTATGTGGCGAGTTTCAACCGAAGTAATCTTACCTATGATATAAGGCCGAAAAAGGATTCATACGGCGATCTGGTTAAATATATTCAGGGGCAGGCCGGTAATTCCGGTATCATATACTGCAACAGCCGAAAGAGTGTGGAATCCATCTCCAAAAAGCTCAACAATAAAGGTTTTCACACGTTGCCCTATCATGCAGGTCTGTCTGATTCAAAAAGACATGAACATCAGGAACGTTTCATAAGGGATGATGTTGACATCATTGTGGCAACAGTTGCATTTGGAATGGGTATTGACAAACCGAATGTGAGATTTGTTATTCATTATGATCTTCCCAAGAACATTGAAGGCTATTATCAGGAAACTGGCAGGGGGGGCCGTGATGGTCTTGAATGTGAGTGCATCCTGTATTTCAGCCGTGGGGATTGGTACAAGATTAAGTACTTCATCGATCAGATGTCAAAAAAGTCAGAACGTGATATTGCAACTGTAAAGCTTCGGGACATGATCGATTATTGTGAAAGTACGACATGCCGCAGGAAGGTGCTACTGAGCTATTTCGGGGAGGAACTGGAGTCTGATTATTGTGGCGGATGCGATGTCTGCCTTAAGCCTCGTGATACTTTTGATGCTTCGGATGCTGCAAGAACACTGTTATCCTGTGTGGATGAGGTCAATGAACGTTTCGGGATGACTCACATAGTGGACATTATATCTGGTTCCATGGCAAAAAAGATCAAAAGTTACAAGCATGACAGGCTTAAAAGTCATGGCACTGGTGACGGGTACAGCAAATCTGAGTGGCTTGATATGGCAAGAGAGATGGTTCGTCTTGGTTATCTTGACGTGAAAGGTGCACGATACCCTCTCTTAAGCCTGAACAAAAAAAGCCGGGAAATACTTGCAGGAGGTGAGGTTTACCTGACGCGTTCCTCTGGTGCGGTTAGTGTGAAGTCCAGTAGATCTAAAAGCACTACTCCAAAGGTTTCTGTCTCAAAGAACGTTACTCCAAAGACCCCTGCTTCAAAGACTACTGCCTCGAAGACAACGAATTCAAAGGGTGCTACCTCAAAGAGATCTCCTGCTCCTAAAAAACCAAAGAGGGTTCCAACGCCGATATCCCGGCCTGACAAAAAACTGTTTGATAGGCTTAAGATATTACGGAAAAAACTGGCAGTGGATGAAGATGTTCCGCCTTACATCATCTTTGCGGATACCAGCCTTCGGCAGATGGCGGTAAAATATCCTATAAGGAATGAGGAATTCCTGGACATTACTGGTGTGGGTGAGTTCAAATTGAAAAAGTACGGGCCTGTCTTCATGGAAGAGATTGCCCGATACTTAAAAGGATCTAAGTGACCATTTCTCAAAAAAAGAAACTTAACGTTAGCTGGAATATAAGGTCTCCGTATATCACCGCCGCTATGAATCCTGCAGTTATGGGTATCATGAATGGTAGGCCGGGTGTGACCCATACTCTCTCACCAATAAGACCTTTTTCTGCATACATTTCCATTTTTGATATCGTATCCTCATCAAGTTTTGTACCATATTTGGTAAATTTATTCTTTATCTCATCATTGCCTTCTTCAAAGGTTTCCATCAGTCTTATATGAGGTTTATCAAGTTTTGATACCGGACATCTGTATCCGACGAACATGTAATGTGGTTTCTTCAGTGTCTCTTTCAATGAAGGCTGACTAAGATTGTAAAGGAACAATCCGATTGGTACTATTATTGTCAGTATGACTGAATTGCCAAAGACACTAAATGTGAAAAGGTTAAGCGGTGGAATCCCGTAAATTGGCAATTGTCTGCCGAATAGTTCCATTGCGGGATATATTGGCAATATAAGGGAAATAACCATCAGGACCTTTGCATCTGCGCCTCCAAAGGCATTCATGTAGAATAATATATAGACGAATGTAAAGATCAGTATGAATGAAATGGCTGTCCATTTTATGTAAGGTATGCCGTATCTGAAAGCATCATATGCCATGAAGATGGCACCTGCTCCTAGCATCTTGGGCCAGAGGCTGTTTGTCACTCTTCGTGTCTTGATGTCGGAGTAGCAGGCATATATAAGGAAGGGAGTGCAGACAAGCACCTTAAGTAGTTCGATCATTCACATTTTCTCCCATTTCTTAAGTTTAAGAACTTCGGAAAGCGTGCTTCCACGTTTTATCTCCTCGTACAGACGTTTCTCGTTCTTCTCAACCTCTTTTGCACGCCTTGCTATTTCATAAGCGCGTTCCTTTTCGATCACAACAACTCCGTTGTCATCACCTACGATGTAATCTCCGGGGTTGACAACCTGTGATCCGCAATTGATGGTGGCATTGATCTCGCCGAAACCTTTCGGATCACCTGCATTGGGGACGTTGGCGGTTGCAAATACGGGCAGTCCTATCCTTCTTATCTCATCAATATCCCTTACAGCACCATCAATGACTATGCCTGCAATTCCCTTGTTCAGGCAACTGAGTGTGGCAAGCCCGCCCCATGGTGCAATGTGTGGACTTCCGTTGTAGATCACAATGACATCTCCCTCTCCGGCGACTTCGATGGCCTCAACACTTTTTGCCCAGTCCCCTTCAAAGGTCTGTACTGTGACAGCTGTGCCGACCATCTTTTTGTCGGTTACCATGGAATGGATGTTCTTCATCGCACCTTTTCGATGCATGGCATCTGAGATATTTGGTGTGGAAACCTCTGATAGTAACTTTCTGGTCTCCTGTTCCAACGTCTGGCGTTCAAATTCAGGGATCTCAATGGCATCAACACTTTCACGTATCTTTTTTGCAGACGCTGTCACATCATCTGATTGTGTGATGTTCCCTCCGACAATGACAATACTGGCACCTGCTTTGACTGCCTGTGCAGATGTGTTGGCATCAAGTCCGCCTGCAGCTGCGACTGGTATGTTCACTCCCTGTATGATCCTTTCGAGCAAGGGGGTGGGGTCCTTTCCGGTCATCTGCTGGTCTATCCCTGCATGCATGTTGATATAGTCAATTCCCATCTTTTCCAGCTCTTGCGCCCTGGTGACCGGGTCTTCTACGATGATCAGGTCAGCCATAAGCTTGACACCGTATTTTCGTGCAGATCTGACTGCATCCTTTACCGTGGAATCATCTGCATTGCCGAGCAACATTACAATGTCGGCACCGGCTTTGGCAGCCATCTCCACTTCAAATGCACCTGTATCTGCAATTTTCATATCCGCAAGGATGGCGTGATCAGGGAATTCCTTCTTGAGCTGCCGGACAGCATTCATCCCTTCGCTTTTGATAAGTGGAGTTCCTGCTTCGATCCAGTTCGCGCCTCCCTGGATCGCTTCTCTTGCGATCTGTATGGCCCGGTCGATCTCCAGCAGGTCAAGTGCTACCTGAATTATTGTATTAATATGATCACCCATTTGGAGTTTAATAACGTAGTATACCTGAATAAGTATAAATCTAACCGGGTATATGGTTATAATACTTAAAAATTGATGGTATTTTTTCCTCAATTGTGGGTCTGTTGAGTATGGTGGATGATCAGCTAATAACCAAAAATCAGCGTGCAAAGCTTTTAGCCCGACTTCACAGGCACTTGTTCTGGTGTGGTGAGCGAATACCTGATGAGGTTGAGATCGAAGGTAAAATGATACCACTACATGAGATCATATGGAAGCTTATCAATAAACCGAAGCTGACCGGGGAAGATAGGGTGTACATTGATCACTTTATCGTTGCTCTCAGGAAAAAAGCAAGGTCTTGTGAAAATTATCTTGAGAAAACTGATCTGACCCTTGAACAGGCCAAAGACGTTTTTGACAAGACTGCCGGACTTCTGCGTGCCATAATGGACCTTAAGGATATTGAAGAGCTTTCCGGTCCTGAACGCATGAAAAAGTATCAGGAAGAAGCTGAAAAGTGTAAACTTAAGGATGCAAAGAGCTGGATGAACTTCATAGCTGAACTTGAAGGCTGATCCTTCAGCGTTCTCTTGTATTTTTCATATCTTTTTATATTCTCTTTTTTCATAGGCAAATATTATATTTCATGCAATTCTTTTCTCTACGAATGACATTCAAAGACCTTCATATCATTTCGATGAAATCCTTTTCCCGGGATATGATCGATCATATACTTGATACTGCTGAAAAGCTTGAACCAATAGCAAGCAGCAAATCGAAGTCCGATCTGCTGAAAGGTAAAGTGTTGGCTGTCATGTTCTTTGAACCCAGTACCAGGACACGCATGTCCTTTGAGACCGCAATGATGCGTCTTGGGGGGGATGTTCTAAGCCTTGGTTCTGTTGATGCAAGTTCTATTGCAAAAGGGGAGACACTTGCTGATACCATTCGTGTTGTTGAAGGTTATTCCAATGCAATTGTGTTGCGTCATAACAAAGAGGGTGCTGCCCAGCTTGCTTCGGAGTTCTCTTCGGTTCCTATTATCAATGCAGGCGATGGGGCAGGTCATCATCCTACGCAGACATTCCTTGATCTTTACACCATAAGGCGGGAAAGTCATCTTGATGGGCTTAAGATAGCTCTTGCAGGTGATCTGAAATATGGCCGGACAGTGCATTCGTTATGTTATGCTCTTTCTCTTTATGGGGCCGAGATCACACTTGTATCTCCGAAAGAGTTGCGTATGCCTGCTGAGATAATAGATGACCTTAAAAGTCACAACATAAAGGTCAGGGAAACCGATTCTATCGAAGAGGCCATCAGTGATGTAGACGTACTTTATGCTACAAGAATACAGAAGGAACGTTTCCCTGATCCTGCTGAGTATCGTAAAGTTGCTAATAGTCTTCAGATAACTCCTGAGCTTCTGGAAAAAGCAAAACCGGAGCTTAAGGTCATGCATCCTCTGCCAAGGACAAATGAGATCGATCCGAGGGTTGATGGTACGCCCCATGCCTGCTACTTCAGGCAGTCTTTCTACGGTGTCCCGGTAAGGATGGCATTACTTGCACTTGTCATGGGGGCATTGAAATGAGTATGGAAGAAACTCCCATCCCGGAGATCCGGGTACATCCGATAAGAAATGGAACTGTCATCGATCACATTACTGCAGGGCAGGCACTGAATGTTCTGAACATCCTTAATATTCCCAACCCCTCTTCAGGTGTTGTAAGCATAATTATCAATGCTCCGAGTGTTCATGGGATCAAAGATGTTGTTAAGATCGAAGGCAGAGAGCTGAATGTAGAAGAGGTTGACAGGATATCCCTGATCGCACCGAAAGCTACGATCAATATTATCAGGAATTTTGAAGTATCAGGGAAAACACATGTGCACATTCCGGAAAAGGTGAGTGGTGTGGTAAAATGCATAAATCCAAATTGTATTTCCAACAGTAACGAACCTGTCACATCTAGGTTTACTGTTAAGCCGGATGGACGAAAGATAACTCTCCGTTGTTCTTATTGTGAAAGAACAATTTCAGAAGATATCGGGAATCACCTTCTCTGATCCTTCCCGAATTCTTTTCATTCAAACCTTTGTATTATTTTTAAAAATTAGAGCTCATATAGAATTCTCTATTAAATTATCAATGAGTTCTATATGAAAAATTAATTAAGCTTAAAAAAAGAGTTAGATGCCCAGGATATCATCCATTGTATAGATGCCTGGTTCTGCGTTTGCTATCCAGATAGCTGACTTCACAGCTCCTGATGCAAATGCATTTCTTGAGTGAGCCTGGTGTTTGATCTCTATGCGCTCACTACCACCGGCGAAGAGGACTGTGTGATCGCCTACGATATCTCCACCGCGTACTGCGTGGATGCCGATTTCTTTCTCCCTTGGGGCGAGACCTTCTCTTCCGTATACGAAGTCCTTTCCGCCCAGTGTTTCACTGATCACTTCAGCAGCTCTCATTGCGGTGCCGCTGGGTGCATCCTTTTTCTGGTTGTGGTGAGCTTCGATGACCTCTATGTCATAATCGGAAAGGTATTTTGCAGTTTCCTGTAGTATCTTGAAAAAGACATTAACGCCCATGGAGTAATTTGGCGAGATTATGCCTGTAGTATTGTTCCTGTTAATTGCGTCCTCGATAATTGAACGCTGCTCCGGGCTGAAACCGGTAGTTCCAATTACAAGGTCAACGCCTGCATCTGCTACAATTGGTGCGTTCACAACTGTTGCAGCTGCAATTGTAAAGTCTATTACTACATCCGTTTTTGACTCTTTGAGAACGATTGCCATATCAGCAACATCGGAGACCTCAACATCAAGCTTTCCTAACTGTGCAACCTCTCCTACATCCTTGCCAATGTTCACAAGGTCGAAGGCAGCAGAAAGCTGGATCCCATCCATCTCGATTATGTTCTCGATAAGGAGTTTCCCCATTCTTCCTGAAGCGCCGGTAACTGCTGCGTTGATCATCAGATACACCCAAGTCCTTTCAGGCAACTGATCAGGGTCTGTTCATTCTCACTGCTGATAGGTGCAAGAGGCAATCTCAGATGACCTGCATTAAGTCCTATTAGCTCCACTGCACGCTTGACAGGGACTGGATTTGTTTCCGTGAACAATGCACGGATAAGTGGTGCTATCTCGTAGTGGATCTGTCTTGCTGTTCTCATGTCACCTTCATTGGTGGCATTTACCAGCTTGACCATCTTTTCCGGTACAACGTTTGCGACCACGGAGATAACTCCGCTTCCACCAAGGCACGTTATGGGCATGGTCAGTCCATCATCGCCGGATATGACATTAAAGTCCTCATCCATCGTATTTTCGATGATCTGTGAAACCTTGTCCAGATCGCCACTTGCTTCCTTGATGGCAACGATGTTATCAACTTTTGCAAGTTCGATGATGGCATCAAGTGGCATGTCCTGGCTTGTACGTGATGGTACGTTGTAAAGGACGATGGGCATTTCCACAGCGTCTGCGATAGCCTTAAAATGAGCAATAAGTCCTGCTTTGTTCGGTTTATTATAGTAAGGAGATATTACAAGAGCGCCAGCTGCCCCTGCATCTTCTGCATGCTTTGTCAGCTCTATTGCCTCTGCCGTATTGTTAGAACCGGTTCCGGCAAGAATAGGCACCTTTGCACAATCAACTGCGATATCAATAAGCTCCATGTGTTCCGCAGTGGACAATGTGGCTGATTCGCCAGTTGTCCCGCAAGCGGTAATTCCGGAAACTCCACCATTTTCGACAAATTCGATATTCTGCTGAAGACCTGTCTTGTCTATGGTGTCAGCTTTTGTGAAAGGAGTTATGATGGCAGGTAATACTCCTTCGAACATAAAGATCCACTTCCCGAAATTAGATCTTCTTTGGGTGTGTGATCTTACGTGTAACGTAGCCTGCGACACGGTTTCTGATGACCTTGCTCTCGATAGTTGTGTATTGTGAAACGAGAAGCTTGTTCTGGTCAAAGTCTGTTGTGAATACGTCTCCGTGGTTGTCGATCAGGCGAAATGCAATGTTCTTGATGTTTGTCTGTCTAATATTTCCCATTATATATCTCCAGTATAATTTAGATAGATATGATTAAGATTATCGCCATAATAGAAAACCTTTACATTTATATCTTTTGGATTGAGGGCACATCTTTCAGCTCTTCATTTGCTTGCATGTGGCCTATAGTGGCTTGCATGTACTTACTCTATGTCTGTTTTTCCCCAAAGTCGCTCCTGGGTGGTTGCATCATTGAAAACATTTTCGCGCACACCTTTGCGATTTATATAAAGGCCTATGAACACAATTACCAGTCCAAGTTCGGCATTAATGCCTACCAAGATGATGCCTGCAAGTATCACGGTAGATGCCACGAGTCCTTTAAGTGCGCCTTTCCTGTATGATGCCAGTCGTGTACGACGGAATATCCTGATGTCTCTCAGGGTCAGGAAAAGGACTACGCAATATGCTGCAATGGCTATGTATTGGTACATTTTTACCTTCCGTGTATTTTTGATATTTATGTCGATATCTTACTCATCTTCATACATTCCATGCATAAAATCCTTTGCCAGGCTGCATGCTATCTTATCAGCAATTGTATTTGGACAGCTAATAAGTGTGTTCCTTGTAATGTCCATAAACATTTTTAATAATGCCACTCATGAGCTTGACCGGTGAAAAACATTAAGATAATATTCCATGTGGATATGGACAGCTTCTATTCATCAGTAGAGGTTGCAGTAGACACGAATCTAAAAGGTCTGCCTGTAGTTGTCGGCTCTGATCCAATGAATGGTGAGGGCAGGGGTGTCGTCAGCACCTGTTCCTATGAGGCACGTGAATATGGTATACATTCGGCCATGCCTATCTCAAAGGCCTATCGTCTTTGTCCAAATGCTGTCTATCTCCGTGTAAATATGCCCCTTTACAAAAAGGTCTCCGCAAATATCATGGATATTCTAAGGAGTTACTCTTCTAAGTTCCAGCAAGTAAGTGTGGATGAAGCTTATCTTGATGTAACTGACCTTGTATCTGATTTTGATGCAGCGGCTGATCTTGCATTGAAGATAAAGGAGGAGGTCCATCTCAAAGAAGGGATCACCTGCTCTATAGGAGTAGCTCCTAACAAGTCCATTGCAAAGATAGCTTCTGATTACCAGAAACCCGATGGATTGACTGTGGTAAGGCCGGATGATGTGGGAAGTTTCCTGTTTCCACTGGATGTCTCCAGGATATCCGGCGTAGGCAAAAAGACCTCTTCCTTGCTTAACGGTATCGGCATCCGGACCATTGGTGATCTGGCAGGATATGATGTGCAGGCTCTGCGTGAACGTTTCGGTAAGTTTGGTCTTGTGATGCACCAGCTTGCAAATGGGTTGGATGATCGAAGTGTTATGGAAAGGGGGGATGTAAAATCGATCAGCAAGGAAGATACGTTTGACCGTGACACTTCTGATATGGATCTTGTGGAAAATGTGATCGATACTCTTTCAGAGAATGTACATACTTCCCTTTTGAAAAAGAAATACCTGTTCAAGACAGTTACCATAAAAGTGAGACTTGAAGACTTCACAACATACACAAGGGCAAAGACATTGGGCGCTTATTCAAATGATCTTTCTGCCATCAAAAGGACTTCAAAGGTGCTTCTTCAGGAATTCAGGGGCAGGGGCAAGCTCCGACTGGTGGGTGTTGGGGTTACTAAGCTTGATAAAATGGATGAAAAGCAAACGCGACTGACTGATTTTGTTTGATTTATGGGTAAAGCTGACTCAAATCTGCAATGCCTGTGGCGTATAATAATATCACGAGTACCGGTTGATGGAACAAATAGATCATCAATGATCTCTCTCCCATGTAACAGAGAGTTTTTACAGGCAAAAGGTCTGAAATATTCGGCATCCTGGATATCGGGGATGTCCTGTTGTAGTCTGGATATAATGAATTTCCCAGAAAGATTCCAAGGAGCAAAATTCCGAACCACGGGAAAAGTGGGAAGTAATCATATGAATGAAACCCGTCCGATCGAAGTCCAAGCCAGAAAAGCCATGTACTTCCTATGGCAAAGGTCTGCATCCACGATCCGATGACAATAACGGGTATGGCAAGCATGAGGTTTGCTACCTTATATCTTAGGAATGGGTATGCAAGGATGATGGCAACTCCGATGAAATGGAGTATGCCAAACACGATCACACCGTCCCTGAGGAAAATGTAGCTGCCAGCAGTTATGATCATTCCCCAGAGGAAAATCTTAACCCCCCTTTTTGTGTATTTCATGAGTCCGTTTTCTGGATCATGTATTCTCTTTTTTCTGGAATTACTAAGGGATAGTGAGATCCCGACGATTATTATGAACAGTATTGCACTGAGCCTTCCGAAAATGAATCCTGCTCCTGATGCGAGGTTGATATCATAGGCGCCCATGTGGTTGATATCGTATAGTAGATGAAATCCAACCATCATTATGATAGCTATGCCTCTTAGAAGGTCTATTTCCCAGAATCGTTCATGAAGTTCTGTCATCCGTTCCCCGGCTTATCAGAATTAAGTTATAATATCTAAAAAATGTATGTCAGAATAAATGCTAAAGTAAAAAAATATGGGTGCAAGTTATCACTCAGGTTTCTTTCTTTTCTTGCGGAATGCAGATGAGAGATCAACTGCGTATGTTCCGTCCTGTTTTATTGCCATCACAATTTCGTCACGCTCAAGAAGTGAGTTAAGGTTCAGTTCATAGGATCCAGGTCCGAGTATCCTTACGGATTCCACTCTTTCTCCTTCTTCCTCAACTACCTCTCTTTCCTGGTGCTCAATGCCAATGATGTCATCTATTTCCTTGATGAACTGGTCTGCGGGATCGGTTACTTCTGTCTCTTCTTTTTCAGGCAGCTCTTCAGCAACAGCATCTTCGATATCTGTTTCTGGTTCCATGTCCTTGACGTAGAGGAACTTGTTCCATCCACAGTTCGGACAGCCGCTTAGAATTACCTCGGCCCCGTCTTCAAATATTTTTTCGCATCGGGTACATTTGTGTGGCATCTATTCACCGATTCTCCTATTGGTTGTGATATATTTAAAGATTTATGGCACGAACTTGTTGGAAGATGGTCATATCTCTGGTAAATATTGCCAAAATCTAAATGCGGAAGCGTGATATGCGCAACCTTTATCTACCATCAAATCGTTGGGAGGGCTGCAAGCGTGAATACTCACTCTGAAGCGGGGTGGGGTAGCCAGGAGATCCCGACGGGCTCATAACCCGTAGACCGATGGTTCGAATCCATCCCCCGCTATAAACTTTCTTTCTGAGATTGTTTTGCTAAGAGATAACTTATTTCTCTTCGAGTTTTTTGTATTGTCGCTTTACTTCAATATCTTTGACATCCGGTCGTTCATCGTTGAACGGTTCGTTGTTATTGCGTTGGCAACCTTTATCTACCATCAAATCGTTAGAAGGGCTGCAAGCGTGAATACTCACTCTGAAGCGGGGTGGGGTAGCCAGGAGATCCCGACGGGCTCATAACCCGTAGACCGATGGTTCGAATCCATCCCCCGCTATATTCTTTCCTTTTGATATAAATCTGATAAGAGCTTTCTATGTGTTTTTCTTGTTCTTAGAGGCCTTTTTTCAAAAGGTTATTAAATAAAGATGGCATTTTTGTGTCAGGTCAATTTAATATTGCTACTTTCATATGAAAATTATACAGGATGATTC is part of the Methanococcoides orientis genome and harbors:
- the guaA gene encoding glutamine-hydrolyzing GMP synthase yields the protein MVKVEKFIPKAIDRIKEKAKGKTIVGLSGGVDSSVCAVLANRALGDMFFPIYIDTGLMRKGETEVIEKIFSDMNLQVIHAKDRFLEALVGVKDPEEKRKIVGETFIRIFEEEARELEAEYLIQGTIYPDKIESEGGIKSHHNVGGLPDRIDFKEIIEPIDDLYKDEVREVAWELGLPEEICERMPFPGPGLSVRIIGEVTEEKVDVVREANAIVEEELLEQFKPWQTFAAVIGKGTGVKGDVRVHGWIVAVRAVGSRDGMTAEALELPWETLKKIETRISGEIPSVARVLYDLSPKPPATIEFE
- a CDS encoding TMEM165/GDT1 family protein — encoded protein: MIQDILIPFLLVGLAELGDKTQLAVLLLSTKTKKYTSLLLGIMLAFFFTTGIAILFGNYIAQKIPVDYVRIGAGSLFILFGLLTLYKRGQTEEGDSNELKGPFLSGFWLILIAEMGDKTQLAAALFATQYNPYLVFVGVMLALFTMSVMAVYLGKIIMERVDKNIISTIAGILFIVIGGSFFL
- the recQ gene encoding DNA helicase RecQ, encoding MIIGIHMHRTLQKYFGYSEFRPLQEDIISDVLNKKDTFVLMPTGGGKSICYQIPALMMDGLAIVVSPLISLMKDQVDGLVSNGISAAYLNSTLSHREVQETTRAILDGNLKILYVAPERLCMKSTLDLLSYVNVSLFAIDEAHCISQWGHDFRPEYHRLGFLKEKFPDVPVIGLTATATPKVKDDTIKLLKLKSPSVYVASFNRSNLTYDIRPKKDSYGDLVKYIQGQAGNSGIIYCNSRKSVESISKKLNNKGFHTLPYHAGLSDSKRHEHQERFIRDDVDIIVATVAFGMGIDKPNVRFVIHYDLPKNIEGYYQETGRGGRDGLECECILYFSRGDWYKIKYFIDQMSKKSERDIATVKLRDMIDYCESTTCRRKVLLSYFGEELESDYCGGCDVCLKPRDTFDASDAARTLLSCVDEVNERFGMTHIVDIISGSMAKKIKSYKHDRLKSHGTGDGYSKSEWLDMAREMVRLGYLDVKGARYPLLSLNKKSREILAGGEVYLTRSSGAVSVKSSRSKSTTPKVSVSKNVTPKTPASKTTASKTTNSKGATSKRSPAPKKPKRVPTPISRPDKKLFDRLKILRKKLAVDEDVPPYIIFADTSLRQMAVKYPIRNEEFLDITGVGEFKLKKYGPVFMEEIARYLKGSK
- a CDS encoding A24 family peptidase C-terminal domain-containing protein, giving the protein MIELLKVLVCTPFLIYACYSDIKTRRVTNSLWPKMLGAGAIFMAYDAFRYGIPYIKWTAISFILIFTFVYILFYMNAFGGADAKVLMVISLILPIYPAMELFGRQLPIYGIPPLNLFTFSVFGNSVILTIIVPIGLFLYNLSQPSLKETLKKPHYMFVGYRCPVSKLDKPHIRLMETFEEGNDEIKNKFTKYGTKLDEDTISKMEMYAEKGLIGERVWVTPGLPFMIPITAGFIAAVIYGDLIFQLTLSFFF
- the hxlA gene encoding 3-hexulose-6-phosphate synthase, giving the protein MGDHINTIIQVALDLLEIDRAIQIAREAIQGGANWIEAGTPLIKSEGMNAVRQLKKEFPDHAILADMKIADTGAFEVEMAAKAGADIVMLLGNADDSTVKDAVRSARKYGVKLMADLIIVEDPVTRAQELEKMGIDYINMHAGIDQQMTGKDPTPLLERIIQGVNIPVAAAGGLDANTSAQAVKAGASIVIVGGNITQSDDVTASAKKIRESVDAIEIPEFERQTLEQETRKLLSEVSTPNISDAMHRKGAMKNIHSMVTDKKMVGTAVTVQTFEGDWAKSVEAIEVAGEGDVIVIYNGSPHIAPWGGLATLSCLNKGIAGIVIDGAVRDIDEIRRIGLPVFATANVPNAGDPKGFGEINATINCGSQVVNPGDYIVGDDNGVVVIEKERAYEIARRAKEVEKNEKRLYEEIKRGSTLSEVLKLKKWEKM
- a CDS encoding DUF5788 family protein; protein product: MGLLSMVDDQLITKNQRAKLLARLHRHLFWCGERIPDEVEIEGKMIPLHEIIWKLINKPKLTGEDRVYIDHFIVALRKKARSCENYLEKTDLTLEQAKDVFDKTAGLLRAIMDLKDIEELSGPERMKKYQEEAEKCKLKDAKSWMNFIAELEG